A window of the Dunckerocampus dactyliophorus isolate RoL2022-P2 chromosome 21, RoL_Ddac_1.1, whole genome shotgun sequence genome harbors these coding sequences:
- the mc4r gene encoding melanocortin receptor 4 — protein MEKGGIMNTTESEGLIPGYNNRSQTSGTLLTKEDPAGRQDSSAGCYEQLLISTEVFLTLGIISLLENILVVVAIIKNRNLHSPMYFFICSLAVADMLVSASNASETIVIALINDGSLSIPVTLIKSMDNVFDSMICSSLLASICSLLAIAIDRYITIFYALRYHNIVTLRRATLVISSIWTCCTVSGVLFIVYSESTTVLICLISMFFTMLVLMASLYVHMFLLARLHMKRIAALPGHAPVQQRANMKGAITLTILLGVFVVCWAPFFLHLILMISCPRNPYCTCFMSHFNMYLILIMCNSVIDPIIYAFRSQEMRKTFKEIFCCSHALLCV, from the coding sequence ATGGAAAAGGGAGGCATCATGAACACCACTGAGTCAGAAGGACTGATCCCGGGTTATAACAACCGGAGTCAAACTTCCGGAACCTTGCTCACCAAAGAGGATCCGGCGGGCCGGCAGGACTCCTCGGCGGGATGCTATGAGCAGCTGCTCATCTCCACCGAGGTCTTCCTGACACTGGGCATCATCAGCCTGCTGGAGAACATCCTGGTGGTGGTGGCTATCATCAAGAACAGAAACCTGCACTCGCCCATGTACTTCTTCATCTGCAGCCTGGCGGTGGCCGACATGCTGGTGAGCGCCTCCAATGCCTCCGAGACCATCGTCATCGCGCTCATCAACGACGGCAGCCTGAGCATCCCTGTGACGCTCATCAAGAGCATGGACAACGTCTTTGACTCCATGATCTGCAGCTCCCTGCTGGCGTCCATCTGCAGCCTGCTGGCCATCGCCATCGACCGCTACATCACCATCTTCTATGCGCTGCGCTACCACAACATCGTCACCTTGAGGCGAGCCACGCTGGTCATCAGCAGCATCTGGACCTGCTGCACCGTGTCGGGCGTGCTCTTCATTGTCTACTCGGAGAGCACCACGGTGCTCATCTGCCTCATCAGCATGTTCTTCACCATGCTGGTGCTCATGGCCTCGCTGTACGTGCACATGTTCCTGCTGGCGCGTCTGCACATGAAGCGCATCGCCGCGCTCCCGGGCCACGCCCCCGTCCAGCAGCGGGCCAACATGAAGGGCGCCATCACGCTCACCATCCTGCTGGGCGTCTTCGTGGTGTGCTGGGCGCCCTTCTTCCTGCACCTCATCCTCATGATcagctgcccccgcaacccctACTGCACCTGCTTCATGTCGCACTTCAACATGTACCTCATCCTCATCATGTGCAACTCCGTCATCGACCCCATCATCTACGCCTTCCGCAGCCAGGAGATGAGGAAGACCTTCAAGGAGATCTTCTGCTGCTCACACGCCCTCCTGTGCGTGTGA